Within Astyanax mexicanus isolate ESR-SI-001 chromosome 2, AstMex3_surface, whole genome shotgun sequence, the genomic segment AAGAGACTCCTAGACAGGGACCTTCTCTCACCGAAAGGGGGCAGAAAAGAGCTACACCAGATCCTACACTGACCCCCAACAGGACCTCGGAGTGTGTGAAAACACCACTTGAATTCATACATGGAAAAGGGAGCACTGTACGCTCTCATCACAGGCCTGCACAGGAAGCAGAAGACACTAGCTCTTCATTCACTCCTCCCCACGTGGAGACTCCTGAAATACCACACAGTGTGCACTGCCTTTCCTCTCCCGTTCTTTCCATACCATTTTTTACAGAtcagccaagcactcaaaacatGAGTGTGTTAGTGAAAGACACGCCTGAGAGAGACTATGGTTTGAAGGTGACTTGGAGAAGGAGGAAAAAACTAATGAATTTACTTTCAGAACGAGGTCAGCTCTTGGTCAGTGAGGCAATGATCAGCCGGACGTGGTTATAGACTGTCAAAATGATATGCTGTATCACTTGCCTGCAAACTGCACTGTTTAAACGTGTAACATCATTGATAGAAAAAATTAATGCCGCTtaaaatattactgttaataCTATTGTATTTTATAGCTTACATTGGAATATGTTAAGCtgtatttaaaacacaaattaaacatttgtgtacAAACAACTGAGGTCTTTTAATTTGTcgtttggtatgttttttttttttttttttttttgctttttgtttacgGAAGCAGCGTATGTAAGGGGTACGCTCCAATTAGAGCGGTAAACTTCCAGCCAGAAAGATGTCTGATGAATTCTGCTAGAGGGCGAAATCCTACGCCCTACCAAGCATGCTAGTTAGTACCGAAGTGAGTATATTGGAACGCAGTACTAAAGGTAGGAGGAGGGGCGACTGGAGTGTGTACCGACGCGTCTGTTGCAGCTTGAATGTGACGGAGATTAGTTTGTAAATTGTTTGTAAAAACGTTGCTGGTAATTTAAACGGATTCGCCATTAGATCACAACACGCAGCTGATTAAGCCGCTATGCGGAGCAGCTCGTCAGCCTCGTGTCGCCTCGGCAGTCCTGCAGCATGTGTGTTGACTCCTCGTGCTGGACTGGTGCACGCTGCCGTCCAACATTTAATGATTACAAAAGATTTTCAAGCAGCATTTGACACGTGTGAGAGGGGACTGGAAAGTTTATTTAGCGCTGAAGATCAAGAAGAGTCGTGGTGGGTGTACTGAAACGTAGCTTCACACTTGCAAGGTTTAGGGTCTCCCAGTTTAGTGGAATACCATACGAATTAATTGGGATTATTGGAGTCTTGTGTAACCATTAGGCCGAGATAAACCGTGGAAAGCTCGCCTTTCCACAGTCGTGCATTACGATCCATATGTTCTTGATAAATCGAATGAGCTGTTGATTTATTGCAGTTATTTCATTGTCGTATCGTGAACTTGAATAAGTAACGACCTATTTAAAATTGGAGCACTAAACAATATGAACATGCATTCATATGAAAATATTATGAGCATCTCTTTGTTACTACTCACACACTTATTTGTGCCACTGATCATATATgatcactttgtagttctgtactTACAGACTAATCCttaatctgtttctttgcatactttatcctcctttcaccttgTTCTTCTATTGAAACCAGCACAGAGCTGTTGGGAtaactgtgttcactcactgttcacTTTATTAGTTGTTTAAAAACTCTTGACAGTAGGGGTCTGACCCActaataccagcacaacacacattaacacctcaTAAACCCCCACCATGTCAGTGTGTGCAGTGCTGGGAGTTAATCCACCGtccaaataacagctgctctgtggtggtcctgtggtgtCCTGAGTTTTGAAGATCAGGGTAAAGGGATAATAATTTatgcaataaaacaaaatgactacacactgtAATTTTAGAACTAGAAAGTGTTTCTACATGGTCAGTGGAAATGATAAATCCTACCCATTTAAAATTTctagtgtagaaacaaggactGTACAAGTACAACACAAAGTGTACATGTatccttttatttctgtatatattaaatatatatatatatatatatatatatatatatatatatatatatatatatatataatgtgaatGGCAATCCCACTGATCACATTTAGAGTGGTTCATATGAATTGCATAcatgtattgtgatattattacgcatttaataaaaaaacaagaagctATTACATGACTGAAATTCCTTAATGATAGAGAGGTACATATACAATAGCAAATTAAAACTGACAATTTTACCATCATAAACCAGTTGATCATCATTATTGAATATTCAATTAAATGCATATTTGTTGACTGGTTGCactgaatattaaataaattattggtATTGTGGACTTTGCATCAGATGACTCAGCATGACTTTTCAAGAATTCTATTTAATTGCGCCAATGTAGGTGTAATTTTACTCAGATCTGTTTGTCTTCATAGTTCCAGACATGGTGAATTGAAGGCATCTTTTTGCATAGTCGGAATTCAAGCTTTGGCTGAGCTTAACCAGTGGCGTGATGTCCTTCAATGGGTCTTACAGCACTATGGGGAAACAGAGAAAATACCTGCCAAGATCATGCAGATGTGGTAAAAGTATTGCTATTGCTTTATGCCCGTTTGTGCTTGTGtttactgttaaaatagcaatggaaaaaaacaaataactattatataatatactattaCAGCATTCTTTTGTACACCAAAGTGGCTGAGCAGGCAGAAGTGCTGGAAGCAGTCCAAGCTTGGCTGCACTGCCCCAGTAACATGAGCCATTCAGGATACAGCAGTGTAGCAGAGCTTTACATGTTGCACATCCTTCTGCCACTGGGCCAAACCAACATGGCCATACAGCTGCTGGAGGACGAAGTGGGCCAGGCTGCATTTACTGAGGACCAGAGACAGACTGCACTAACTATAGTAGACAATCATAGATCCAAAAGAGAGTCCACTGTGTATCCAAGCCCTGAAAGTGTCT encodes:
- the pex26 gene encoding peroxisome assembly protein 26 isoform X2, with the protein product MRSSSSASCRLGSPAACVLTPRAGLVHAAVQHLMITKDFQAAFDTCERGLESLFSAEDQEESCSRHGELKASFCIVGIQALAELNQWRDVLQWVLQHYGETEKIPAKIMQMCILLYTKVAEQAEVLEAVQAWLHCPSNMSHSGYSSVAELYMLHILLPLGQTNMAIQLLEDEVGQAAFTEDQRQTALTIVDNHRSKRESTVYPSPESVSVEAETTGRVHTSQGSLVQRLNALVRLLYRSLSAASTNIRSRSLQRAFLLVFLLYLLLVRNDPALPSAYPWILRLYRLFQQMWNTMFGPYYRAFS
- the pex26 gene encoding peroxisome assembly protein 26 isoform X1, giving the protein MRSSSSASCRLGSPAACVLTPRAGLVHAAVQHLMITKDFQAAFDTCERGLESLFSAEDQEESCSRHGELKASFCIVGIQALAELNQWRDVLQWVLQHYGETEKIPAKIMQMCILLYTKVAEQAEVLEAVQAWLHCPSNMSHSGYSSVAELYMLHILLPLGQTNMAIQLLEDEVGQAAFTEDQRQTALTIVDNHRSKRESTVYPSPESVSVEAETTGRVHTSQGFYLLGSLVQRLNALVRLLYRSLSAASTNIRSRSLQRAFLLVFLLYLLLVRNDPALPSAYPWILRLYRLFQQMWNTMFGPYYRAFS